From one Esox lucius isolate fEsoLuc1 chromosome 11, fEsoLuc1.pri, whole genome shotgun sequence genomic stretch:
- the igfals gene encoding insulin-like growth factor-binding protein complex acid labile subunit: protein MHTIVLLVLWVLGTSLVLPDPDTGGEKPTDEPIPCSKGCTCIHDDYSQELNVYCSARNYTQAPADVPMSTRSLWLDGNMFTILPAASFKDLSNLDFLNLQNGQLVTLDSQVFRGLKSLAHIHLERNRIRSLPGTIFQNTPNLASLSLNNNQLSRIEDKLFAGLSHMWLLNLGWNSLAVLPENGFQDLHGLRELVLAGNKLAYLQPQLFQGLTELKELDLTGNYLKVIKANVLLKLTKLQKLYLGQNQIMSVVPRAFVGMKSLRWLDLTNNKLSVLHDETFLGLHSLHVLRLSNNSISALRPRTFRDLQYLEELRLSYNRIRSLGERIFEGLGHLEVLELEHNQVQEARMGTFMGLSHLAVINLSGSCFHSLPDQVFKGLFKLHSLHLDKGCLTRVTTQAFVGLSGLRRLFLQHNNISVVERQSFVELLGLQQLDLRFNKLDALTSHTFYGLKNLDYLLLSSNQFRQLPSEALPPLQHLSWLDLSANRLEHLHNGTLQLLPRLRYLNLKDNTLSSIPPGIPDTLDQLWLTGNPWNCDCSILPLREYSLRRPQTVPRQVETLAEGVEPHTVVTIYNSITCTSPPALLGHDLRDISDEHFSKC from the coding sequence ATGCACACCATTGTGCTACTGGTGTTGTGGGTATTGGGAACATCACTGGTGTTACCAGACCCTGACACAGGGGGAGAGAAACCTACTGATGAGCCCATTCCCTGTTCCAAGGGCTGCACCTGTATACATGATGACTACAGTCAAGAGCTCAATGTCTACTGCAGTGCGCGCAACTACACCCAGGCCCCCGCTGATGTGCCCATGTCCACACGCTCCCTCTGGCTGGATGGCAACATGTTTACCATTTTACCTGCTGCCAGCTTCAAGGATCTCAGCAACTTGGACTTTCTAAATCTGCAAAATGGTCAGCTGGTGACCCTTGACTCCCAGGTGTTCCGGGGACTTAAGTCACTAGCTCACATCCATTTGGAGCGCAACCGCATCCGTTCATTGCCTGGCACAATCTTCCAGAACACACCTAACCTTGCCTCACTCAGTCTCAATAACAACCAATTGTCCCGAATTGAAGATAAGCTGTTTGCTGGCCTCTCACATATGTGGCTTCTCAACTTGGGGTGGAATTCATTGGCAGTGTTGCCTGAGAATGGATTCCAGGATCTGCATGGCTTGAGGGAGCTGGTGCTGGCTGGGAACAAGCTGGCTTACTTACAGCCACAACTCTTCCAAGGTCTAACTGAGCTGAAGGAGTTGGACCTCACTGGAAACTACCTTAAGGTCATCAAGGCTAATGTGTTATTGAAGCTCACAAAACTGCAAAAGCTTTACCTAGGCCAGAACCAAATCATGTCAGTGGTACCCAGAGCTTTTGTGGGTATGAAGTCCCTTAGATGGCTGGATCTCACAAACAATAAACTATCAGTGCTCCACGATGAGACTTTCCTAGGTCTTCACAGCCTCCATGTACTGCGGCTCTCAAACAACTCCATTAGTGCACTAAGGCCCAGGACCTTCCGTGACTTGCAGTATCTTGAGGAGCTGCGTCTCAGTTACAACCGGATCCGGTCCTTAGGAGAGAGGATCTTTGAGGGGCTTGGGCACCTTGAGGTTCTCGAGCTGGAGCACAACCAGGTGCAAGAGGCCCGGATGGGTACTTTCATGGGCCTCTCTCATCTGGCTGTGATAAACCTGTCAGGCAGCTGTTTCCACAGTCTTCCAGACCAGGTGTTCAAGGGTCTCTTCAAGCTCCACAGTCTTCACCTGGATAAAGGCTGTCTAACCAGGGTCACAACACAGGCTTTTGTTGGACTTTCAGGTCTTCGACGGCTCTTCctccaacacaacaacatatctGTGGTGGAGCGCCAGAGCTTTGTTGAACTATTGGGCCTTCAGCAGCTGGACCTGAGGTTTAACAAGTTAGATGCCCTCACCTCCCACACCTTCTATGGCCTGAAGAACTTGGACTATCTGCTGCTGTCAAGCAACCAGTTTCGTCAGCTCCCTTCTGAGGCCCTTCCGCCTCTGCAGCATCTCTCATGGTTAGACCTCTCAGCTAACAGGCTGGAGCATTTACACAATGGTACCTTGCAGCTGCTGCCCAGACTACGCTACCTAAACCTGAAAGATAACACTCTTAGCAGCATTCCACCAGGTATCCCAGACACCCTGGACCAACTCTGGCTGACAGGAAACCCTTGGAATTGTGACTGCAGTATCCTTCCTCTCAGAGAATACAGCTTGAGGAGACCACAGACTGTCCCCCGGCAGGTGGAGACCCTGGCTGAAGGAGTGGAACCTCACACTGTTGTCACCATCTACAACAGCATAACATGCACCAGCCCCCCAGCTCTTCTTGGCCATGACCTGAGAGATATCAGCGATGAACATTTCAGCAAATGCTGA